A single region of the Malus sylvestris chromosome 8, drMalSylv7.2, whole genome shotgun sequence genome encodes:
- the LOC126632968 gene encoding uncharacterized protein LOC126632968 translates to MAKGSRGRRRIASRRYRPTPYPLRNSQDILEDLCSKKCRDLEKKDWEDATCSVCMEYPHNAVLLLCSSHDKGCRPYMCGTSFRHSNCLGQYKKAYTKIVPSDLGQPLLGSNNDPIVVPDAGWPVQKCEVTELACPLCRGQVKGWTVLEPARDYLNTKRRSCMQENCSFVGNYKELKRHVKEEHPSARPREVDPDLEQKWRSLEHERETNDLMSTIQSSMPGAMVFGDYVIERNNYGLDTDEEDGGFNADAPERNGGFGLGFDGNLVNFFFLLHAFGPSRTDLTRRLRPPEGAFHHSLDNSAAGIRHTTPVGGLDSSDQDEENDSDGDDDGGGMSLASRLRRHGRVLLGRSGRRRMRREGNSDER, encoded by the coding sequence ATGGCAAAAGGTAGCCGGGGACGACGCAGGATTGCTTCCCGACGATACAGACCGACTCCATATCCATTGCGGAACAGTCAAGATATATTGGAGGATCTGTGCTCGAAGAAATGCAgagatttggaaaaaaaagactGGGAGGATGCAACATGTTCCGTGTGCATGGAGTATCCTCACAATGCTGTTCTTCTCCTTTGTTCTTCTCATGACAAGGGTTGCCGTCCCTACATGTGTGGAACTAGTTTCCGACATTCCAATTGTCTTGGCCAGTACAAGAAAGCTTATACTAAAATTGTGCCATCTGATCTTGGACAACCATTGCTTGGCTCCAACAACGATCCAATTGTGGTACCAGATGCTGGATGGCCAGTACAAAAGTGTGAAGTCACAGAACTTGCATGCCCCCTCTGTAGGGGCCAGGTGAAGGGCTGGACTGTTCTTGAACCAGCACGAGATTATCTAAATACAAAAAGGAGAAGCTGCATGCAAGAAAATTGTTCATTTGTCGGAAATTACAAGGAGCTTAAAAGGCATGTGAAGGAAGAGCACCCCTCTGCGCGCCCACGAGAAGTGGATCCAGACCTTGAACAGAAATGGAGAAGTCTTGAACATGAGCGTGAGACGAACGATCTGATGAGCACAATCCAGTCTTCCATGCCAGGTGCAATGGTTTTTGGAGATTATGTAATAGAAAGAAATAATTATGGTTTGGATACGGACGAAGAGGATGGTGGCTTTAATGCAGATGCTCCAGAAAGAAATGGGGGGTTCGGGCTGGGATTCGATGGCAATCTGGTGAACTTCTTTTTCCTATTACATGCATTTGGGCCATCAAGGACTGACCTGACAAGACGTCTAAGACCGCCTGAGGGGGCCTTCCACCACTCATTGGACAATAGTGCTGCTGGCATCCGGCACACAACTCCTGTTGGCGGTTTGGATTCCTCTGATCAAGATGAAGAGAATGATAGTGATGGTGATGACGACGGCGGTGGTATGTCATTGGCGAGCCGCCTTCGTCGTCATGGCAGGGTGTTGTTGGGACGTTCTGGGAGGAGACGTATGCGTAGAGAAGGAAACAGCGATGAAAGATAA
- the LOC126632351 gene encoding kinetochore protein NDC80 homolog yields MRGRSRGRARESFNPRPPPATPLDHFRLQRDSDASFASSRPSSVGMGPTTAALDLYKDRSFQQSTVSAINSYLSSHSLQFSLKFPIPSAREITETLKFLLARLEYPSPKLEDDLPLLLKFLKCPFKPNKSLLRNPTVNAHQWPTLLAVIHWVFQIVLYTDHLAADSRAFVENNAMSAYALESYLHYIHGNDDAVEALDRDFLDKLDREKENAEENVRVLEATATELQVRVETMRSEPSRREALEKERGLLEGDVVKFNEIIGNLEKSIANLEAVLEGREKELEAKVVDNKRICQENAELNKRVELQTFNARDVDRMKRELQAVERDIGEAELERNAWEEKAWEIDTMLSHKFKDLEAVAMDCNQAMRRLKLGNGFQYLLNAKGSTPAEIMGIDYKSTLKPALDAYSEGIKKSSVEKLEDLISLQKQSSELSAQIEGKRNFIATLQSHISEVEAQLNLLKKETQEYTSRCAAEARNLMEDVERETRNLDIVQREAEEILKTSKLKLQDAIKQTEEETQTCAYGLMAVIDSVSKYKEYVQSKIFEMKRDVSETAVAVSDTHKSCLQSQFGFLSDANQQSETALQ; encoded by the exons ATGAGAGGCAGAAGCCGCGGCCGAGCAAGGGAGTCGTTCAACCCACGGCCACCACCAGCGACGCCGCTGGACCACTTCCGCCTCCAACGAGACTCCGATGCCAGCTTCGCAAGCAGCCGCCCTTCCTCGGTGGGCATGGGTCCCACCACCGCAGCCCTCGACCTGTACAAAGACCGCTCTTTTCAGCAGTCCACCGTCTCCGCCATCAATTCCTACCTTTCCTCCCACTCCCTCCAATTCTCCCTCAAATTCCCGATCCCCTCCGCCCGGGAAATCACCGAAACCCTGAAATTCCTCCTCGCCCGCCTCGAGTACCCTTCGCCCAAGCTCGAGGACgacctccccctcctcctcaaGTTCCTGAAATGCCCCTTCAAGCCCAACAAGTCCTTGCTCCGAAACCCCACCGTCAACGCCCACCAGTGGCCCACTCTGCTCGCCGTCATCCACTGGGTCTTCCAGATTGTGCTCTACACCGACCATCTCGCCGCGGATTCCCGGGCCTTCGTCGAGAACAATGCCATGTCCGCTTACGCCCTGGAGAGCTACTTGCATTATATACATGGCAACGATGACGCGGTGGAGGCCTTGGACCGGGATTTCTTGGACAAGTTGGATAGGGAGAAGGAGAATGCGGAGGAGAATGTCAGGGTTTTGGAGGCAACCGCTACGGAGCTGCAGGTGAGGGTGGAAACAATGCGGTCTGAGCCGTCCAGGAGGGAGGCGCTGGAGAAGGAGAGGGGTTTGTTGGAGGGGGATGTGGTCAAGTTTAATGAAATCATAGGGAATCTGGAGAAAAGTATCGCGAATTTGGAGGCAGTGTTGGAGGGGAGAGAGAAGGAATTGGAGGCCAAAGTGGTGGATAATAAGAGGATTTGCCAAGAGAATGCGGAGTTGAATAAGAGGGTGGAATTGCAGACCTTCAATGCCAGGGATGTGGATAGAATGAAGAGGGAGTTGCAGGCTGTGGAGAGGGATATTGGGGAAGCCGAGCTCGAAAGGAATGCTTGGGAGGAGAAGGCTTGGGAAATTGATACCATGCTTAGCCATAAGTTTAAGGACCTTGAGGCTGTGGCCATGGACTGCAACCAGGCCATGAGGAG GTTGAAACTTGGTAATGGATTTCAGTATTTATTGAATGCTAAGGGATCGACGCCAGCTGAGATTATGGGGATCGACTACAAATCAACTTTAAAGCCTGCGCTTGACGCCTACTCAGAAGGTATAAAGAAAAGCTCTGTGGAAAAACTGGAAGACTTGATCTCCCTTCAGAAACAGTCGAGTGAACTTTCTGCTCAGATTGAGGGCAAACGAAATTTTATAGCGACGCTTCAATCTCATATCAGCGAA GTGGAAGCTCAACTGAACTTGTTGAAGAAAGAGACACAGGAATACACTTCCAGATGTGCAGCCGAAGCTAGAAACTTGATGGAAGATGTTGAACGGGAGACTCGTAACTTGGATATTGTGCAAAGAGAAGCAGAAGAGATTCTGAAG ACCTCCAAACTGAAATTGCAGGATGCAATCAAACAAACTGAAGAAGAAACTCAGACGTGCGCTTATGGACTCATGGCGGTAATTGACTCAGTCTCGAAGTACAAAGAATATGTGCAGTCTAAGATTTTCGAAATGAAGAGAGATGTCTCAGAAACAGCTGTTGCTGTATCAGACACTCACAAAAGTTGCTTGCAATCGCAATTTGGTTTTCTGTCGGATGCAAACCAGCAATCGGAAACAGCACTCCAATAG
- the LOC126632352 gene encoding mitogen-activated protein kinase kinase kinase 1-like: protein MDAAKQSKRPKPKLERRNASKNIDYDASTFSPSSYSPSYSSSHGRQSPLSDRTSFRVSGIDGEFDLICRSLGLSGPEDFAIPIAAWEAQRARMTPRSRLRDQNRHPQLRDRANVDVLEKKSEARVRQLDSEIKASSLAEFGGNVKNGGAGGGIKGPRPPPVVLKSFPPLEDHIGVNSPICVGDMSLDEEELAVKANGEREAVNEANDECNSSPSNDSNDDQNADDSVGFVGIVRLNPEPIHSIFSPNGKFRRSVSSSWQKGQLLGSGSYGTVYEGFTDDGFFFAVKEVSLLDQGSQGKQSIIQLEQEIHLLSQFEHDNIVQYLGTDKDETKLYIFLELVTKGSLANLYQKYLLRDSQVSVFTWQILSGLTYLHDRNVVHRDIKCANILVDASGSVKLADFGLAKATKFNDVKSCKGTAYWMAPEVVNLRNRGYGLAADIWSLGCAVLEMLTRQPPYSHLEGMQALFQIGQGEPPPVPDTLSRDARDFILKCLQVNPNSRPTAAQLLNHPFVKRPLHASSVPASPHCNSLRS from the exons ATGGACGCCGCCAAGCAATCCAAACGTCCGAAACCCAAACTCGAACGCCGAAACGCTAGCAAGAACATCGACTACGACGCCTCTACCTTCTCCCCTTCCTCTTATTCTCCTTCCTACTCCTCCTCGCACGGCCGTCAGTCCCCTCTCTCCGACCGAACCAGCTTCCGTGTCAGTGGCATCGACGGTGAATTCGACCTCATCTGCCGCAGCCTTGGCCTTTCCGGCCCCGAAGACTTCGCCATCCCAATCGCAGCGTGGGAGGCCCAGCGGGCCCGCATGACCCCTCGCTCTCGCCTCCGCGATCAGAATCGTCATCCTCAGTTGCGAGACAGAGCAAACGTTGACGTTTTGGAGAAGAAGTCCGAAGCTAGGGTTAGGCAGCTCGATAGTGAAATTAAGGCTTCGAGTTTGGCGGAATTTGGGGGAAATGTGAAAAATGGCGGTGCTGGTGGAGGAATTAAAGGTCCCCGCCCGCCTCCGGTTGTATTGAAATCATTTCCCCCCCTGGAGGACCACATTGGTGTAAATTCGCCGATTTGCGTTGGCGATATGAGCTTGGATGAAGAGGAGCTTGCAGTTAAAGCAAATGGCGAGAGGGAAGCGGTAAACGAAGCAAATGACGAGTGTAACTCATCTCCATCCAATGACAGTAATGATGATCAAAATGCAGATGACAGTGTTGGTTTTGTTGGCATTGTAAGATTGAACCCGGAGCCAATCCATAGTATTTTTTCTCCGAATGGGAAATTCAGGCGGAGTGTTTCGTCATCGTGGCAAAAGGGTCAGCTTTTGGGAAGTGGTTCTTATGGGACTGTGTATGAAGGCTTTACTGA TGATGGATTCTTTTTTGCTGTAAAGGAGGTTTCTTTACTGGATCAGGGGAGCCAGGGGAAGCAGAGCATAATCCAACTTGAGCAG GAGATTCATCTTTTAAGTCAGTTTGAACATGACAACATAGTTCAATATCTGGGCACGGACAAG GACGAAACTAAGCTCTATATCTTCCTTGAGCTTGTAACAAAAGGCTCACTTGCAAATCTATATCAAAAGTATCTCTTGAGGGATTCTCAAGTCTCTGTGTTTACATGGCAGATTTTAAGCGGGTTGACATATCTTCATGATCGTAATGTGGTTCACAG ggaTATCAAATGTGCTAATATATTGGTGGATGCAAGTGGATCTGTGAAACTTGCTGACTTTGGGTTAGCCAAG GCAACCAAATTTAATGACGTGAAGTCTTGCAAAGGGACTGCTTATTGGATGGCCCCTGAG GTTGTTAATCTAAGGAATCGTGGCTATGGGCTTGCAGCTGATATATGGAGCCTTGGATGCGCTGTGTTAGAGATGTTAACCCGCCAGCCTCCATACTCTCACCTGGAAGGC ATGCAAGCTTTATTTCAGATTGGCCAGGGTGAACCTCCTCCAGTTCCTGATACCTTATCAAGAGATGCACGGGATTTCATTCTGAAATGTTTGCAAGTTAACCCTAATAGTCGACCTACTGCGGCTCAGCTATTGAACCATCCGTTTGTGAAAAGGCCACTCCACGCTTCCTCTGTCCCAGCTTCTCCTCATTGCAACAGTTTACGTTCATGA
- the LOC126633441 gene encoding uncharacterized protein LOC126633441 isoform X2: MEPLQTSCKSEHHHQNPKSPESPPTSITTTATAISTPTCCKCGAPTPMASPPPSFSDISPPPNYRPIRAPAINLPPNSNSQQAIILTPVPQPLSVPQISPPFHFQSPSKGIQSPDDLRRFHESFSGKHFVGFVAALSESIRAKKISDPCHQSDTVNTIISILETLIQWVDEIPPTQQAARYGNVSFRSWHERLFETSHSLMLQFLPEHLHPSTIEIVPYFTDSFGNSSRIDYGTGHETNFAAWLYCLARMGVIKEEDYPAVVARVFVKYLDLMRKLQLVYCLEPAGSHGVWGLDDYHFLPFIFGASQLIEHKYMKPKSIHNDDIVENFSKEYLYVSCIAFVKKVKKGPFSEHSPLLDDISGVPNWNKVNSGLLKMYKAEVLGKVPIMQHFLFGWLIKWE, encoded by the exons ATGGAACCCCTACAAACTTCCTGCAAATCGgagcaccaccaccaaaaccccAAGTCCCCAGAATCTCCACCAACTTCCatcaccaccaccgccaccgccaTTTCCACCCCAACCTGCTGCAAATGCGGAGCCCCAACCCCCATGGCCTCTCCCCCACCCTCCTTCTCCGACATCTCCCCTCCCCCAAACTACCGCCCAATCCGAGCTCCCGCCATCAACCTCCCTCCAAACTCTAACTCCCAACAGGCCATCATCCTCACCCCTGTACCCCAACCCCTCTCTGTCCCCCAAATCTCCCCTCCCTTCCACTTCCAATCCCCCTCCAAAGGCATCCAGTCCCCCGACGACCTCCGCCGCTTCCACGAATCATTCTCAGGCAAACACTTTGTCGGATTCGTCGCCGCCCTCTCTGAGTCCATCCGCGCCAAGAAAATCTCCGACCCCTGTCACCAATCCGACACCGTCAACACCATCATCTCCATTCTAGAGACCCTAATTCAATGGGTCGACGAAATCCCGCCCACCCAGCAAGCCGCCCGATACGGCAACGTTTCATTCCGCTCCTGGCACGAGCGATTGTTcgaaaccagccactccctcatGCTGCAGTTCCTCCCCGAGCATCTCCACCCTTCTACCATCGAGATCGTTCCGTATTTCACTGATAGCTTCGGGAACTCGAGCCGAATTGATTACGGTACAGGGCACGAGACCAACTTCGCTGCTTGGCTCTACTGCCTGGCGAGAATGGGGGTGATTAAAGAAGAAGATTATCCGGCCGTCGTGGCTCGGGTTTTCGTCAAGTACTTGGACTTGATGAGGAAGCTGCAGTTGGTGTATTGCTTGGAGCCGGCGGGGTCTCACGGCGTTTGGGGCCTCGATGACTACCATTTCCTGCCGTTTATTTTCGGGGCGTCGCAGTTGATCGAGCATAAGTATATGAAGCCTAAGTCAATTCACAATGATGATATCGTGGAGAATTTTTCAAAAGAATATTTGTATGTCTCGTGCATTGCGTTTgtgaagaaggtgaagaaggGTCCATTTTCGGAGCACTCGCCATTGTTGGATGATATCAGTGGAGTGCCTAATTGGAACAAAGTGAATAGTGGGTTGCTTAAGATGTATAAGGCTGAGGTGTTGGGGAAGGTTCCGATTATGCAGCATTTTCTGTTTGGCTGGCTCATCAAGTG GGAGTAG
- the LOC126633441 gene encoding uncharacterized protein LOC126633441 isoform X1: MEPLQTSCKSEHHHQNPKSPESPPTSITTTATAISTPTCCKCGAPTPMASPPPSFSDISPPPNYRPIRAPAINLPPNSNSQQAIILTPVPQPLSVPQISPPFHFQSPSKGIQSPDDLRRFHESFSGKHFVGFVAALSESIRAKKISDPCHQSDTVNTIISILETLIQWVDEIPPTQQAARYGNVSFRSWHERLFETSHSLMLQFLPEHLHPSTIEIVPYFTDSFGNSSRIDYGTGHETNFAAWLYCLARMGVIKEEDYPAVVARVFVKYLDLMRKLQLVYCLEPAGSHGVWGLDDYHFLPFIFGASQLIEHKYMKPKSIHNDDIVENFSKEYLYVSCIAFVKKVKKGPFSEHSPLLDDISGVPNWNKVNSGLLKMYKAEVLGKVPIMQHFLFGWLIKWKKKILKVNL, encoded by the exons ATGGAACCCCTACAAACTTCCTGCAAATCGgagcaccaccaccaaaaccccAAGTCCCCAGAATCTCCACCAACTTCCatcaccaccaccgccaccgccaTTTCCACCCCAACCTGCTGCAAATGCGGAGCCCCAACCCCCATGGCCTCTCCCCCACCCTCCTTCTCCGACATCTCCCCTCCCCCAAACTACCGCCCAATCCGAGCTCCCGCCATCAACCTCCCTCCAAACTCTAACTCCCAACAGGCCATCATCCTCACCCCTGTACCCCAACCCCTCTCTGTCCCCCAAATCTCCCCTCCCTTCCACTTCCAATCCCCCTCCAAAGGCATCCAGTCCCCCGACGACCTCCGCCGCTTCCACGAATCATTCTCAGGCAAACACTTTGTCGGATTCGTCGCCGCCCTCTCTGAGTCCATCCGCGCCAAGAAAATCTCCGACCCCTGTCACCAATCCGACACCGTCAACACCATCATCTCCATTCTAGAGACCCTAATTCAATGGGTCGACGAAATCCCGCCCACCCAGCAAGCCGCCCGATACGGCAACGTTTCATTCCGCTCCTGGCACGAGCGATTGTTcgaaaccagccactccctcatGCTGCAGTTCCTCCCCGAGCATCTCCACCCTTCTACCATCGAGATCGTTCCGTATTTCACTGATAGCTTCGGGAACTCGAGCCGAATTGATTACGGTACAGGGCACGAGACCAACTTCGCTGCTTGGCTCTACTGCCTGGCGAGAATGGGGGTGATTAAAGAAGAAGATTATCCGGCCGTCGTGGCTCGGGTTTTCGTCAAGTACTTGGACTTGATGAGGAAGCTGCAGTTGGTGTATTGCTTGGAGCCGGCGGGGTCTCACGGCGTTTGGGGCCTCGATGACTACCATTTCCTGCCGTTTATTTTCGGGGCGTCGCAGTTGATCGAGCATAAGTATATGAAGCCTAAGTCAATTCACAATGATGATATCGTGGAGAATTTTTCAAAAGAATATTTGTATGTCTCGTGCATTGCGTTTgtgaagaaggtgaagaaggGTCCATTTTCGGAGCACTCGCCATTGTTGGATGATATCAGTGGAGTGCCTAATTGGAACAAAGTGAATAGTGGGTTGCTTAAGATGTATAAGGCTGAGGTGTTGGGGAAGGTTCCGATTATGCAGCATTTTCTGTTTGGCTGGCTCATCAAGTG gaaaaaaaagattttgaagGTGAATTTGTGA
- the LOC126631506 gene encoding NAD(P)H-quinone oxidoreductase subunit 2 A, chloroplastic-like, with amino-acid sequence MAVGILVLRNGTYWSKSVVVGKLSNSKKEVRNHLFDYDSSTPVVAFPYVSSKVAASASATRIFDIPFYFSSNEWHLLLEILVILIIILGNLSAITRTSMKRMLAYSSMGQIGYVIIGIIVGDSNGGYASLIIYMMFYFSMNLGTFACIVSFGLRTGTDNIQDYAGLYSKDPFLALSLAICLLSLGGLPPLAGFFGKLHLYWCGWQAGLYFLVSIRLLTSVVSIYYYLKIIKLLMTGRNQEITPHVRNYRRSPLRSNNSIELSMIVCVIASTIPGISMNLIIEIAQDTLF; translated from the exons ATGGCGGTGGGAATACTCGTTCTTAGAAAT GGAACATATTGGAGTAAAAGTGTTGTTGTAGGTAAATTGTCTAATTCAAAG AAAGAAGTGAGGAATCATCTTTTCGACTATGACTCTTCCACTCCAGTTGTTGCTTTTCCTTATGTTTCTTCGAAAGTAGCTGCTTCAGCTTCAGCCACTCGAATTTTTGATATTCCTTTCTATTTCTCATCAAACGAATGGCATCTTCTTCTGGAAATCTTAGTTATTCTTATCATAATATTGGGGAATCTCAGTGCTATTACTCGAACAAGCATGAAACGTATGCTTGCGTATTCGTCCATGGGTCAAATTGGATACGTAATTATTGGAATAATTGTTGGAGACTCAAATGGTGGATATGCAAGCTTGATAATTTATATGATGTTCTATTTCTCCATGAATCTAGGAACTTTTGCTTGCATTGTATCATTTGGTCTACGTACTGGAACTGATAACATTCAAGATTATGCAGGATTATACTCAAAGGATCCTTTTTTGGCTCTCTCTTTAGCCATATGTCTCTTATCCTTAGGAGGTCTTCCTCCACTAGCAGGTTTTTTCGGAAAACTTCATTTATATTGGTGTGGATGGCAGGCAGGCCTATATTTCTTGGTTTCAATAAGACTCCTTACGAGCGTTGTTTCTATCTACTATTATCTAAAAATAATCAAGTTATTAATGACTGGACGAAACCAGGAAATAACACCTCACGTGCGAAATTATAGAAGATCCCCTTTAAGATCAAACAATTCCATAGAATTGAGTATGATTGTATGTGTGATAGCATCTACTATACCAGGAATATCAATGAACCTAATTATTGAAATTGCTCAGGATACCCTTTTTTAG